From one Leucoraja erinacea ecotype New England unplaced genomic scaffold, Leri_hhj_1 Leri_792S, whole genome shotgun sequence genomic stretch:
- the LOC129694775 gene encoding zinc finger protein 180-like — MEDHMTGHNKEKRYECNVCGKAWQCPSQLEIHQRVHTGERPFDGSECGKSFTSSSHQRVHSNERPFTCSNCGKGFTKSHNLLVHQRTHTSERPYICAQCGKGFTSSSKLLPHQRTHTGERPYICALCGKGFTHSSNLLSHQRTHTGERPYNCAQCGKDFTSSGILLVHQRTHTGERPYTCGRCGKGFSRSSNLLCHQLTHTSERPYTCAQCGKGFARSGTLLEHQRTHTGERPYTCAQCGKRFNRSSHLLEHQRTHTGERPYTCTQCGKDFTRSSNLLEHQRTHTGERPYTCSYCGKGFTSSSKLLSHQRIHTG; from the coding sequence atggaggaccacatgacggggcacaacaaggagaagcgatATGAGTGcaacgtgtgtggcaaggcctggcagtgcCCGAGCCAGCTGGAGATCCACCAGCGGgttcacacgggagaacgcccctttgaCGGCTCGGAGTGCGGTAAGAGCTTCACCAGCTCCagccaccagcgggtgcacagcaaTGAGCGACCCTTCACTTGCTccaactgcggcaagggcttcaccaagtcccacaacctgctggtgcaccagcgcacccataccagcgagcgcccctacatctgcgcccagtgcggcaagggcttcacctcctCTAGCAAGCTGTTgccccaccagcgcacccacaccggggagcggccctacatctGCGCCctgtgtggcaagggcttcactcattccagcaacctgctgtcccaccaacgcacccacaccggcgagcgcccctacaattgcgcccagtgcggcaaggactTCACCAGCTCCGGCATattgctggtgcaccagcgcacccacaccggcgagcgcccctacacctgcggccggtgcggcaagggcttctcccgctccagcaacctgctgtgCCACCAGCTCACCCACACCagtgagcgcccctacacctgcgcccagtgcggcaagggctttgcCCGCTCCGGcaccctgctggagcaccagcgcacccacaccggtgagcgcccctacacctgcgcccagtgcggcaagcgcTTCAACCGGTCCagtcacctgctggagcaccagcgcacacacaccggcgagcgcccctacacctgcacccaatgcggcaaggacttcacccggtccagcaacctgctggagcaccagcgcacccacaccggcgagcgcccctacacctgcagctactgtggcaagggcttcaccagctcCAGCAAGTTGTTGTcccaccagcgcatccacaccggcTAG